GCCGGCGCCGCAGGCGGTATGGATTCGCCATGGTGATCAGGCGGCGGCCCGCCAGGGCGGCCAGCGGGACCTCATCGCGGCGGGCCAGGGGATCCGTTGCCGGCAGCGCCACGACGCACGGAGCCTGACCGATCCAGTGCACGTCCAGGCCCCGGTGTTCCAGCGGCAGGCTGGTGGCCCCCAATTGTGCCGAGCCCGTCAGCACGGCGTGGACGACGCGTTCCGGCGAGGCGCTGCGCAACTGCACGGAAACGCCGTGGGCCTGCGTGCCCATGCGCGCGAGCGCGGCGGGCAGCAGCCCGGCCGACAGGGCGGAGGTTGCCGCCACGCGCAGGGGGCGTCCCTCGCCGCGAGCGATTTCATCGGCGCGGCTACGTATCTGCTGCAGGCTGACCAGCGCCCGTTCGACGTCCTCGTACAGCAGAAATCCCTGTTCGGTCGGCGTCACGCGCGGGCCGCTGCGGGCGAACAGCGCATAGCCGATCTCGCCTTCCAGTTCCTGGATCAGACGGCTGATGGCAGGCTGCGACCGCCCCAGCAGCCGGCCCGCCGCCGTGACGCTCCCGGTGGACATGACGGCGGCAAAGGCTTCGAGTTGGCGTAATTCCATGGGGCTTTGTATTCGTTATGCGGATTCTTTCACGGCCATCATGCGTATTCCAAATAATTAAAGACGAT
The sequence above is a segment of the Bordetella genomosp. 9 genome. Coding sequences within it:
- a CDS encoding LysR family transcriptional regulator, which codes for MELRQLEAFAAVMSTGSVTAAGRLLGRSQPAISRLIQELEGEIGYALFARSGPRVTPTEQGFLLYEDVERALVSLQQIRSRADEIARGEGRPLRVAATSALSAGLLPAALARMGTQAHGVSVQLRSASPERVVHAVLTGSAQLGATSLPLEHRGLDVHWIGQAPCVVALPATDPLARRDEVPLAALAGRRLITMANPYRLRRRLDQALARANGQLAGGLIETNSSVNALAAVRAGLGVSVLEPVTAYGAAPAGVAIRPIDTDIPFFFGVITPQAKPPTPAIEALAAALADAARALLPGFRQHEAGEHGALLQSIYGDEPPATELPAS